GACATCTGTTTGGGGTCGGCACCGCCACGGAACAGATACAGATAATCGTTGGATTGTTCAGCCATGTTTACCTCGCTTCCTGATGGTTAATGATTGCGTTCATACATTTCTACAACGAATCGACCCGCGAACCAAGGACAAGAAAGGTAAAATAATTCACCGCCCTCGGCATCACGCTCATCATAACGCTTGCGGCCGCCGACAACCGGGTTCACCATTGCGCTGTCCCATGAAAGCTGACCGCGGTGTGAACGTCGCACGGACGATGCTGGCCATTGCTTTGTTCTTCCCTTTCGCCGCCCTCCCCGCGGCCCTTGAAACGAATCTTCGGGCCGGCGACAGGTCACTTGGAAGCTATTTTCAATCGGAAACAGCGAGGCTGACCGAACAGTGTCTGGCAGGCATCAAGACGCTCGATGACTGGACTTCGCGCCGCGAGAAATACCGACAGGAACTGTTGGAGATGCTCGGACTTTCGCCGCTGCCGGAGAGAACGGATTTGAAACCGGTCATCACCGGCAGGGTCGAAGCAGATTCATTCGTCGTCGAGAATCTTTGCTTCCAGTCCCTGCCCGGCCTGTATGTGACGGCAAATCTTTATCTGCCGAAGAGTCTCACGAAACCGGCGCCGGCGATCCTTTACGTTTGCGGCCACGGCCCGGTCATCAAGGACGGCGTGAGCTACGGCAACAAGGTTTCCTATCAGCATCACGGCGCCTGGTTCGCACAGAACGGCTACGTCTGCCTCATCATTGACACCCTGCAACTCGGCGAAATCCAGGGCATCCACCACGGCACCTACCGCGAAGGGATGTGGTGGTGGAATTCGCGCGGCTACACGCCGGCAGGTGTCGAGGCCTGGGATGGCATCCGTGCGCTTGATTACCTCTGCACGCGGTCCGAAGTGGACACGAACCGTTTCGGCGTCACGGGCCGCTCCGGCGGCGGCGCATACAGCTGGACCATCGGCGCGCTCGACGCCCGCATCAAGGTCGCCGCACCGGTCGCCGGCATCACGGATCTGCAAAACCATGTTGTGGACGGAACCGTCGAAGGCCACTGCGACTGCATGTTTTTCGTGAACACCTACCGCTGGGATTACCCGCAACTCGCGGCCATGCTCGCGCCGCGCCCGCTGCTCATCGGCAATTCGGACAAGGACACCATCTTTCCGCTCGACGGCGTCGTGCGCCTGCACAGCAAAGTGCGTCACATTTACCAGCTCTACGGCGCGACCACGAACCTCGGCCTGCTCATCACCGAAGGCCCGCACCAGGACACGCAGGATCTGCAACTGCCTGTGCTGCGCTGGTTCAACCGCTTCCTCAGGCGCGAAGATCCGCTCATCGAAACGGCGGCGAAGAAATATTTTGAACCGGAAAACTTGAAGGTATTCGCCAGACTGCCGACCGACC
This DNA window, taken from Candidatus Angelobacter sp., encodes the following:
- a CDS encoding prolyl oligopeptidase family serine peptidase, with protein sequence MKADRGVNVARTMLAIALFFPFAALPAALETNLRAGDRSLGSYFQSETARLTEQCLAGIKTLDDWTSRREKYRQELLEMLGLSPLPERTDLKPVITGRVEADSFVVENLCFQSLPGLYVTANLYLPKSLTKPAPAILYVCGHGPVIKDGVSYGNKVSYQHHGAWFAQNGYVCLIIDTLQLGEIQGIHHGTYREGMWWWNSRGYTPAGVEAWDGIRALDYLCTRSEVDTNRFGVTGRSGGGAYSWTIGALDARIKVAAPVAGITDLQNHVVDGTVEGHCDCMFFVNTYRWDYPQLAAMLAPRPLLIGNSDKDTIFPLDGVVRLHSKVRHIYQLYGATTNLGLLITEGPHQDTQDLQLPVLRWFNRFLRREDPLIETAAKKYFEPENLKVFARLPTDQRNTTIQETFVPSAGPPVAPASKDEWARQRDEWLAALKEKCFAGWPEKPGPVELKQIFSAEHHGVDLDAYEFASQPNVRLRLFLARRPQLKKPERIVLVVQDEEDWQKWLSAMRHAFADELVPDNSETLNPDPKQFDALRRTLLANNNVFVYLAARGIGPTTWSGDAKKQTQIRRRFMLLGETLDSMRVWDIRRAVQAVRSFRSFRGAPLCVEAHHDLAVEALYASLFEKGIALLHLRRLPTSHRDGPDYLNVLRVLDVPQAVAMAAERSQVRLSDTDSEGWEYPITVSQRLGWNEKQFVVERPPIGRSE